The genomic interval GTCCAGGGATAACCTGGACATGGAACGGATTGTGCGGGCAATGACCCACCACCCCACAATGATTGCGGGGGATGGGGAGTTCGATACAGAACTGATGCGCCTCACCGAGGGAGAACTATTAAGCAAGGGGGGTGCTGAGGGAGTTTTGTGCATCGGACGACTCGACGAAGGCATGGGGCTAACCATTAAAGTGATGGATGGGGCGAAGCGGGCAAAATATGCGGTTGCGATCCACCTGTTAAAGCAAATGGGATGGATCAGCCCATCGGTTTCCGAGACGCTCTCCGAGAACTTTATGTCCCTCAGTAGTGTGACTCGCCTGGAAGTCGCGGGGGATTTGTCGATGCTGTAACAGGTGGTAGGTGGTATGTGGTAGGGAAAACGAATGCGGTTCGGGTTCTGGATACGCTGAAAATACCCTACGAACTGCGGGAATATGAGGTAGATCCCACTGATCTGGCAGCGGAAAGGGTTGCACAAAAGATTGGGCTACCACCGGAGCAGGTGTTCAAGACCCTGGTCATCAGGGGCGATCGCACAGGCATTTTACTGGCGCTCATACCAGGCAATATGGAACTTGATCTCAAAGCGCTGGCAAACCTTTCTGGGAATCGTAAGGTTGAAACAGTGGCGCTTAAAGAAGTACAACCCCTCACGGGCTACATTCGAGGCGGTGTAACAGCCCTCGCCTGCAAGAAAGACTATCCTGTTTATGTCGATGAGTTCATTCAACTGTTTGAGGTAATCTCAATTTCGGCTGGAATGCGAGGACTCCAAATTTTACTTTCTCCCAAAGATTACCTGGAGGTCGTTAAGGGAACGATCGGAGCAATCTCACAAGAGAAGCATGGAGAATAGGGAGGCTTGTTTTTCCCTGACCCCTGACCCCTACCCTTACCGGGTTACGACAACAATTCGCCCTACATTTTTCCCTTGCAACATCAGGTCAATCTGGTCGGAAAGCTGGGATAGGTGAATAGTGGTGGCGATCGCTTCTAAATGAGCAGGCTTCCAATCCGTTGCCAGTTTTTTCCACAATGCCTTTCGGACAGGCAGGGGGCAGTTAGCTGAATCGATACCGTTCAAACAAACGCCGCGCAGGATGAATGGATAAACGGTGGTGTTTAAGTCAGTTCCTCCCACCAGACCGCAGGCTGCGACGCACCCCCCATATCGGGTCGTTTTAATCGCAGTTGCCAGGATATTTCCCCCTACCGTATCTACCACTCCTGCCCACCGTTCCTTCAGCAGGGGTTTTCGGGTCGGGTCGGTTGCTTCTTCTCTGGAAATTACGGCAGTTGCCCCCAGAGAACGGAGATAATCCTGCTGGGTTGGTTTTCCTGTGACTGCAACGACAGAAAATCCCAACTTTGCCAGGATGGAAACTGCGAGACTACCCACTCCCCCCGTTGCTCCAGTTACCAGAACTTCTCCCTGATCCGGCTGTACCCCATTGTGGCTGAACGCTTCAACGCAAAGCGCAGCAGTTAAGCCAGAAGTTCCCAAAGCCATGCTTTCCCAGAGTGTCATCGGGGCGGGAAGCGGAATCATCCAGGCGGCTGGCACCCGAATGTATTCGGCAAATCCCCCCCAGGTGTTCATGCCCAAATCAAATCCGGTCACGATCGCTGAGTCACCCGCCTGAAATTGGGGTACGGTACTGTTAACGATGGTTCCAGCCGCATCAATTCCTGGAATATGGGGAAACTTTTTGGTCACCCCAGGATGCCCCGTTGCCGCCAGGGCATCTTTGTAGTTGAGGGAGGAATAGTGAACCTGAATCAGAACCTCACCCAGGGGAAGAGCGGCGATCGCTTGCTCGGTAATCTGCCTGGTAACCTCCCCATCCTTTTTCTCAACAAACAAGGCTTGAAAGGTCTCCGGCGTTGGAATGAATGACTGTTGCATCGGTGATGTTGCCAGGATGGGCTTTAAAGTGCTGAGGATTGAGGACCGAGGACTGAGGATTGAGGACTGGCAAATATTCAGGTCTTAGTTCTCAGCACCTGCCTTCCCCCATCCCCCCTACCCCTTCAACAAGGGTCTATTTGTAAAAGCTGATTTCCCCCCCTTTGAAACTCGTAGGGAACCTGCCTGATTTGTACCGCGTATCCCTGAGCCGTCAATTCCTCGACAACCGCAGGTAGAAACGGAGAAGGTTCGCCAGCAAGATTCAGCAGGGGAAAGATGCGAGCTTTAGTGGCAACTCGGCAGCAGTTCCCGGATCGAGTCTAGATGGAAGTCCAGGGATAGATGGTCAGAGTAGGTAAACAGCAAGTGGGAACAGAGTGCCAGGTCGAACTGTCTGGTTGCAAACGGAAGCACAGGTAACGCATGGGTCCGGTAGCGTCCCTGGTGTTTTCCGGGGGGGAAATCTTCTAAAAACTGGCGCATCGCAGCCATCCGAACCTGCCCCAGGTGTTCGGGAGACTGAATCTCACGCCAAACGTAGCAGTGCTGATTTACCTCCACCTGTTGAATAATAACCGGGTAGGTTTCTTCGATCCGGCGCTGGATTTCATCCCTTGAGAACTGATAAACCGGGTCACAGGAAAGGACGGAGTAGCCCTGGCGGGTCATTTCAGCATTAAAACTAGCCGGACCACCGCCGCAGTCTAAAATCCGCAGTTGCAGATCAGTTTGAGTCAGGTCAAACATTTGGGTATATTCGAGGAGCGATCGCCCCCAGGGCACCACCTGTTCCAGCTTTAGTCCCATGTTTACAATCGCAGGGTTTCCCCGACTTTCATCACCCGGAGCTGGCTTTTTACCCCTTGCTGCTGAAGTGCCTGGGCAAAGGCTGCTGGAGTTCCAGGTAGATTGAAGTTTCCATAATGCATCGGAATCACGGTTGCTGGCTTCACTAGTTTGACCGCTTCTGCGGCTCCGGTTGGTCCCATTGTGAACTTGTCACCGATACAGGTAAGCATTAGGGTGACCTTGCCAAATCGGGGAATCAGGGCCATGTCAGAAAATAGGTCAGTGTCACCTGTGTGATAAATTACAGGTCCATTTTTGACGCTAATCACAAATCCTCCTGGATTGCCTGCATAATTGGCAGGGCTGCCGTCGGATTGCACCGTGGAACTATGAACAGCAGGAATAAACGCTACTTTTACCTCTTCATTCAGTAGGGTGATTTCGCCACCAAAATTGCCCTGAGTTTCGAACCCAGCAAGCTCTTTGGGATAACCACTATGTTGCACGAGTGCCTGTCCCAAATCCAGGGTACTGACCAATTTTGCTTGAGTTTTTTTGGCAATTTCCACAGCATTTCCAACATGATCCATGTGTCCGTGGGTAATCAGAATCAAATCTGCCTGGGTTAAATTTGCCAGGTCAGTTTTGCCATTGGGATTAGCGGGATTCTCTAACCAGGGATCGATGAGCAATACTCTACCCGCAGGGGTAGTGAGCTTAAAGGCAGATTGCCCATACCATAAAAGCTGAGTGTTGCCAGTGGTTTGGGCGCTACTGCTGGAAGGATTGAACCCCACAACGGCTAGAAGCGCGATCGCAGATAGCAGCAATCCTAATGCTTTAACCCATTTCATCGACACCCTTGAAAAATTGTTCATCTTTGCGATTCCTCTGGAGTTCTTACAACTATCAACAAAGGTTGAGCTTCCGTAAATCTTCCCAACTTTGCTGTAACTAATCAAACTTTCATAGGATGAGGGCTATGGTAAGGTTCACATCAAATCTTTTTTGCTATTACAGTGGTGAAAAAGACAAGAAGGGAAATGGAAAAAGTGACAAACTTTGCGTGATGAGTTTGTTGCTGACTCCAACCTTCTGGTTCCTGGCTCCTAAATCCTGATCCCCTACTCCTTTTTCCCATGCCTTACCGATTTCTCCTTTCCCTGGCGCTGCTAGCGATAGCGGGCTGCAACAACTTAAGCGCTCAGCAGCAACCCCCTGATCCTAAGATGAATCAAGTGATTCAAACCTTTCAACAGGTTGAACAAACAGTCAAAACCAGTCAGGGTGATCAGAAAAAATACCTTGCTCTGGTGGTTGAAGTGAGCACGGCAGTAACCCAGATTCCCAATGATACTCCCCCCAGGGTGACTGAACTTCTTAATGCTTCGGTCGTAGCCTACAAACTGGCTTGGCGTTATAAACAGTGCGATCAAAAATCTTTGGGCAAGGATCAGGCAATTTGTCGAGATCAGCATTTAGAAAAGGTAATTTCTAAATTTCCCTACATTAAACGTAATATTACTCAACGCCTGGTGCAGCGAACAAATCCCCCCAAATATATCAGTTCTGTCATTTCCACAACCAATATGCTGCAACTCCTTCTCATGCAGGCAGAGTTGAATCGCGTTGATGCCCATCTAATCTTGACTGGGGGCAGTTTTGATGGGGTCTACCCCTCCTAAAAAATTGTAAAGAAACAACTGCATGGTCGAACGTTCAGCAGTCAATGTCAGGGTTGACTTACCACTTTCTGCTAACCGTTGATGGTTAATCTAACGGGCACATCATTTTTTAACTAGCCATCATTTCTCAACTAGCCCTGAGGAACAAGGACAAAATAAAGTCGGTAACTTGTAGGGTCCTGGCATTCGGCAGATATGCTTTCGGCTATGGCAAAGGCTTTTGCCCGAATGCCAAGCCCTTACGACTGGAATTGCCGATATTATTTAATCTCTGAGGGTCAATTCCCCGCAGCTCTGCTGCGTCCGTCCCATACAGCGTCAAGGGTGCTGTTGAGCGGAATCGAGCCGCGAAGCGTGCGAGTGGAGCGAAGTGATACTCCGTCTGCTTTGCAGCGGAGACGTTCATTTCGAGATCCTACGTGAAATAGAAATGAGAAGTCAGAATTGTTTTCGGGTTTCTTGCGAAGACCTGAGATCCTTAACTGCACAGTGTTTTGCGAAATCGTCCAGTCGTTTGTAAAGCAGGTTTAAAATTCAAAGTTTAAAAATGTCATTATTCCAGAAAATCATGTCCATACTTCTCTAGGTAGGTTAATCTGCAATGAATGAAAGTATTTTAACGCTTCCAAATTGTTAATAAATGTAAACATTTGAAATTCTTGCCCAAGCAACCATTGATGAAAAGAATCCTGATTATTGAGGATGAACGTTCTATAAGAGAGTCTGTTTTAGAACTGCTTGAAGTTGAAGGTTTCAATGTCACAAGTGCTGAGAATGGCAGCGTCGGTTTACAAATTGTTCAAGAGCATCCCCCTGATTTGGTTCTTTGCGACGTGATCATGCCGGAGCTGGATGGATATGAAGTTTTAACGGCTCTGCGTCAAAATCCGATTACTGCCACAATTCCTTTTATCTTTCTAACTGCAAAAGGAATGAAAGAGGACATTCGGCAGGGGATGGGGTTGGGGGCAGATGATTACCTGATTAAGCCCTTTACGCCCCAGGAGTTGCTGAGGGCGATCGCTACCCGTTTAGAGCGCCAGCAAGTTCTGGTTAATCACTCTCAAAAACAGCTCGAAAATCTGCGGAGTAGCATTGCCCTGTCTCTCCCCCATGAATTGCGAACTCCGCTGAATGGAATTCTGGGACTGGCTGAATTACTGCGGGATGAATACGAACAGATCGAGCGCCAGGAGATTGTAGAGCTTGCAGAGGGAATCCATAATGCTGCTGAGCGCTTACATCGGCTGATTCAAAACTATCTGCTTTATGTGGAGCTTGAATTAATGACGATGGATACGGAGCGTGTCCAGACGCTACAATCTGCCAGAACTTACTATCCCAAAGTCGTCATTGCTAAAGTCGCCACGCAAATTGCAAACCAGGCAGGCAGGCTGGCGGATTTGCACCTCAACCTGCAAAATACAGTCGTTCAAATCTCGGATCTGAAGTTAACGAAAATCGTTGAAGAAGTCACGGGCAATGCCTTTAAGTTTTCCAAGGCAGGTACCCCCGTAACGCTAACAGCAGTAATCACCGATCAAGAATTAGTTCTATCCGTCATTGATCAGGGACGGGGCATGACACCAGAACAGATTGACAGCCTCGGACCTTATGTTCAGTTTGAACGTAAGTTTTATGAACAGCAAGGTTCGGGTTTAGGATTGGCGATCGCGAAGCGTCTGGTTGAACTTCACGCCGGAACATTGACGATTGAAAGCATTCCGTTTCAACAAACAACCGTTCAGGTGATGCTGCCAAGAGGAGAGGATTAGGGGAACAATAAACATTAAGACAATTATTCCTCGTCCATATCCTGGGGCTGAACGGGGAATAATTCGACCTTTTCGGGTTGCTTTTCGTTGACTAACTCTGGAAGGGCGAGGGGCTGTCGTTCCGGTATGCGCTCAGGGAGGGTAACCAATTCCTGTTCCGTTTCCTTCATCGTTACGGGCAGGCGCAGCGGTTGCAATTCCTCGATCCAGCAGCTTGCCAGTGGCAGGGTTTGATCCAGATCTTCCAGGGGACGGGGTACTAGCATGACAGCATGTAGTTCCCCAATCCGCTCAGCCTCAACCATGCCGACATCCAGGGCAACGGCTACATTGGCGACGGAACCTCGAATAATGGCTGTGCACAATCCAGCGCCGATCGTTTCATAGGCTGCCAGAACCACATCTGCTGCTTTCATCATGGCATCAGCGGCTCCTACCATTGCCGGGAAACCACGGGTTTCAAGTAAGCCAACGGCTTGATTACTGAGTTTGCTGTGTCCCCGCCCTGTCGCTAACTGTGCCAGCCGATTCCCAATAGGTAACACTGCTTCCAGATTTGGCATCGGACGGGCAACCACCAGAGTCGAGAGGGTTTGACCAAATTGTTGTGCCCGTTCAGCTCCTTCCTGCACTGCCAGCCGCACATCCGCCACCCCACCCCGGACGATCGCAGTGCAGTGTCCGCTGCCAATTTTCTCATAGCCCACCAGCGTCACACCCGACGACTTCAACATATGGTCGGCAATGCCCACGATCGCGGGAAAGCTCTGGGCAGATACTAAACCCAGGGCAGTGTCTGTAAAATCTTCTCGTCGGCTCATGCGTTCCGTAATCGGTGCTTGGTCATTACCCCTATCCTACTCTCTGCCGCAAATCGTAGTTGTTCAGACAACGCCAATCTCGCTGTGGCACAGATTCCTCCCAAGTCTACAACTCCAAACAAAAAATAGAATTAATCCTCCCACGGATCTTTTGCCAGGGAATCTGATTCGGGGGAAGGACTATCTGAGCGGCGGCTATTGGGAAACATTTTGACCAGTAGCTGATTGACATAAACCTGGCCATAGACATTCACGCCAGAACTTTCGACGGGTTTGCTGGATGGCTCCACAACGGTTGGTTCAACAGTAGGGGGGTCAGCAGGGGCTTGATGGTTTTGTGGCTCAGCAGCAGGGTAGGTAACCGTATCCGTTGCCTGAAGCTCCTGCATTTGACGGCTGGTGTCGCCAATTAAGGAACCAGAAGGAACCACCTGTCCCCATGCAACTGAGGCATTGAGGATGGTTGCTGCTGAGCCAATACAGGCATTTGCACCGATCGTGACCTGTCCAATTAACAGCACCTCGGCACCAATATTTGCACCTTCCCCCACCTCTACAGTGCCCTGCTGGGCATGGAGAATTGAACCAATACCAATGCAGACGCCTGCTTTAATTACAATCCGACTGCCCGGATCGGCTTGAATCAAAACGCCGGGAGCGATCGCAACGCCATCTTGAATGGTCACATCGCCACTGGTGTAGAAGTGGGAGGTGCTAATCGGTTGCAGTTGCAGGGACGGCAAAGACATCGATGAACCTCTCCTTAAAGGGATGAGGGAGGGGGGATGAGGAATGAGTTACAAAGCATAATTAAGCCCACACCTCACGCCGCATACCTCATCCCTCACTTTTTACCTGGTTTCTGAATAACCGTCTCAACCGTTCTGCGCTTCGTCCTGGGGTCGATTCCAATCAGCCGCACATAGTCTCGCTGATGCTCATTCAGAAACGCTCCCAGGGCTGCCACGATTTCTGCCTCTCGATTTCCTGAAATTGTGCCAGTTTGCCAGGAACTCGTTTTATAGCGGCGTTCGTCGGCGTATTCAACACCAACCTTATAGCTTTGGGCAAGCAGTTGGCGCACTTGATCAGTTACATTCCTGTCGAGGGAACTACTGCTATAGCCACTATTGCTATGACCACTGCTGCTGTAGCTGTGCTTAGCTGAAGGTTGGCTGGTTGGAGCGGAAGCTTTGAACGAACCAGCAGATGCACCCGTCGTGTGCTTGCCATTCGGACGATGAATGATCAACTCTGTTACCCGCCGTTTGACTTTTGGATCAATCCCAACCAGGCGAACATAATCGCGATCGTGTTCGTTGAGGAAAGACTCCAGCGCTGCGATCGCCTCCGACTCCCGGCGGGCATGAAGTGCTGCCGCGCTCTGCCAGGAACTTGTCCTAAATCGACGCTCATCCGCATACTCCAACCCAATTTGTGCGCCCTGGGCAATCAGTTGGCTTAACTGCTGCACCACCTCTGGGCTTAAGCGATGGGTGGATGCATATCCTGCTGAAGCAGCCGCACCGCCCGTTGGTGCCGGTGCAGTATAGGAGTGAGCCGACGAACTGGAACCTTGAACGGTTTTGCCGTTTGGACGTTGAATGATCAGTTCCCCGATCCGCCGCTTCGCCTTCGGATCAATGCCAAACATGCGGACATACTCGCCCCCGTGTTCCCTCAAGCAGCCTTCTAATCCCGCCAAAACTTCTGACTCACGGTTAGACTGAATCGGTGAACAACTATGCCAGGAACTCGTCTGAAATCGTCGTGCATCGGCATGCTCAGTGCCAATCTTGGCACCCTGTGCCAGTCAAATGGCGTATCATTTGCACCGCTTCCGCACCAATACTGCCTCCTCCCTGCCCACTGATGCCTGCTGGCGACCGATGGTTCGATGGAAATGATACCGAACTACTGGGATAGCTTGTGTTTCGGGCAGAACCGTTATGGGTGACAGGAGCCTTACCCCCCGGACGTTGAATAATTGTTTCCAGAACCCGTCTCTTCGCCTTTGGGTCGATCCCAATCAGGCGCACGTACTCACCGCTATGTTCCGCCAGACAGCTTTCCAGCTCTGACAAAACATCGCGATCGCGGGTCGCCTGGATCGGCGCACAGCTTTTCCAGGAACTGGTTTGAAAGCGGCGCTCGTCTGCATGTTCGGTACCGATTCGATACCCTTGAGCTAACAATTGCCGGACATGGTTAACAACATTGGCATCTAAACCGCCGTTAGCATGGCTTTGGGAGTAAGTATTCATCTCTGTCCAACCGGAATTACTGGATTTGTTTAGCTGATCACGAAGGGGGGCAATGCAGGCGGTATTCTCTGCACACTGGTAGCCCGATCGCAATGCATGATTGACACCGACCACGTGGGACGCAAACCTAATATCGGACTCCTGCACACTCGGCAACCGGTCGGCCTGCTGCTGGGACGTGATCACCGACCCGGAGGGTACATACCTGCCAGGAGGAATTTCCACATCTTGGATCAGGGTATGCATCATCACGATGCAGCCCTCTCCCACCCGCGCATTAAATACCGTAGAACGAAAGCCGATAAAGCAGCCGTCCCCAATATATGCAGGACCATGAATCAGAGCCATGTGGGTAATAGACGCATTATTCCCAATCCAAACGGAATAGGAATGATCATCGTCGCCAATCACCCGTCCCTTTTCCAACCCATGAATGACCACTCCATCCTGGACATTCGCTCCGTCACCGATATGAAAAGGCGCTCCCTCATCTGCCCGGATTGTTGTTCCAGGAGCAATCAAGACATCAGCGCCGATGCGGACATCCCCAATCAAATTCGAAAACGAGTGAATATACGCCGTCTCGTGAATTTTAGGTTCAGCTAAACTTTTTGACCAGGGAGTAGGAGGAGCCGCAGAACTACGAACTGCCATAAACACGCTCCAAATTAACAAAATGCAGAGTAGCCGCAGGCAGGGGCTTAAAGCTAACAGCCAATCGCGATTAGCTATTAGCTTTAATATTGATCTCGCTTGCTATATAGCAGGCGATTTTCAACACTTACGGTGTCAATAATGGCGATCACGGCTGCATCAAGCGGGCGTTGTTCACTCCCCTGGACTTGACGGGCAGCACTGCCATGACTGACAAGAACCCATTCATCTACCCCTGCCCCAACATTATCGGCAGCCACTTCATATTCGGGCAGTGGCTGCCCATCTTCGTCCATCAGTTGCAGTACCAAAAATTTAATCCCCCGAAGGCTGGGTTCCTTTTGAGTACTGGTGACGGTGCCACGAACTTTGGCAATCTGCATCAGTTTCTAGGGGCGGTTAAGGGGACGGATGCCGCTCACGCTTTCGCGGAAGGGTTCAACCGCTTCGGTGTAGCGAATCGGTAGGACATACTCCAGGTTTTCGTGGGGACGCGCAATGATGTGGGTCGAAAGCACCTGCCCACCGTTAACCCGCTTAACATTCTCAATTCCAGCGGCAACGGATGCTTGAACCTCAGATACATCTCCCCGAACAATGACAGTCACCCGTCCACTCCCAATCTTTTCGTAGCCAACCAGGGTGACGCGGGCGGCTTTCACCATTGCATCAGCGGCTTCCACAACAGCGGGAAACCCTAATGTTTCAACCATTCCAACTGCAATTGCCATTTCGATAACTCCCTTCCAATAAACGTTTGAGTGAGCGCACTAAAAGTTAAAGTGCCAGAGATTAAACGGACCAAAACCAACTAATAACGACGATCGCGAACAGCAAACCGCCCTCAACCACGGAACTGTTCAACGGCTTCGGTATAGCGAATGGGTAGAACATATTCCAAGTTTTCGTGCGGACGAGCAATGATATGGGTGGATAGAACCTCCCCTCCATTGACGCGCTTTGCGGATTCAATTCCCGCTGAAACGGACGCTTGAACTTCAGAGACATCTCCCCGAACAATGACGGTGACCCTACCGCTACCAATCTTTTCGTAGCCGACAAGAGTGACACGAGCGGCTTTCACCATTGCATCTGCGGCTTCCACAACAGCGGGGAAACCTCTTGTTTCAATCATTCCCACAGCAATGGGCATAGTTAATCTCCTGATAAGTGAAACTAATGAAACTAATGAGTAAAAACAAAGGATGAAAATTTGGACGGAAATACCATCATTTCAAGTCCTATCAAGGTTTTTACTGTGCCTAACCTAAGAATAGGGGGGGTGCGGAACAATTGACAATATAAAGACCAATGATAGTTGCAAATTTAAGTTATTAAAAAAACTAATTTTCACGGCGGGGTTGCTGAAAACTCGCGCTATACCCCATTTCTGCGGATTGCTTGCAATTAGTTTTAGGAGGCGTAAATTCCAGAAGAAATCCCCCCCCAAAAACTAAGAAAAGCTTTTTCTAAACAACTTCCAGCCTCAATTAATAGGTATAAATATGGAGCGATCGCCCAAGCAAATTTTGGTCAGTTGCCTGCCTCGCCCATCATAAACTTTTTTGGAATCAAGATAAGAAGTTTCTTAGTTAAGCATAAGTTACAGTTATCTATAAAAGTTAGAAGTTCTCCATAAATTGTTTTTCTGACAAAACTGTCCATTTTGATGAGGTAACCAGTTAAGCTGAAATTCAGTCTTAAGATTTCGTTTACACTTTCTAAGCAAGAGAGAAATTTCCTGGGTTCTAAAGCACCTCCAAATTGACTTTCTATTCAAGCCTGGAGGTATTTACGCTATCAGATTAATAAAAGGTCAGCTTCAATGCATGAGTTTCTCCTCCAGTCCAGTTGGTGGATTCCCTGTTACGGACTGATTGGCGCAATTTTGACTCTGCCCTGGGCAATGGGGCTTGTTCGGCGCACCGGACCTCGCCCCGCCGCCTACCTCAATCTTTTGATGACTGTCATTGCGTTGATCCACGGCACGGTCGTGTTTCGGGAGACCATTGGACATGGCTCCTACCCCTTAGTGATTCACTGGTTGCAAGCCGCAAATTTGGATCTCTCCCTTACTCTAAATATCAACTCGGTCAGTACGGGTGCGGCTGACTTGGTTACGGGGATGAGTCTCCTGGCTCAGTTTTTTTCTTTGGGCTACATGGAAAAAGATTGGGCGCTGGCGCGGTTCTTTGCCCTGATGGGCTTCTTTGAAGGAGCCATGACGGGTTTGGCACTGAGTGATTCTCTGTTCCTCAGCTATGCCCTGCTGGAACTGTTGACCCTATCTACTTACATGCTGGTTGGGTTTTGGTATGCCCAACCGCTGGTTGTTACTGCCGCACGGGATGCTTTTTTGACCAAACGGGTGGGCGATGTGTTGCTACTGATGGGAGTGGTGGCACTGGCAACCTTTGCTGGCACCCTCAACTTTCCCGATTTGTACGAGTGGGCAGAAACAGCAGAACTATCTCCCACGGTTTCAACGCTCCTGGGACTGGCGCTAATTTCTGGACCGATCGGAAAGTGTGCTCAGTTTCCGCTCCACCTCTGGTTGGATGAGGGAATGGAGGGACCCAACCCCGCTTCGATTTTACGAAACTCAGTGGTGGTGGCTTGTGGAGCCTATATATTAATCAAGCTGCAACCGATTTTGATTCTGTCACCCGTGGCATCTACAGCCCTGGTTGTGCTGGGTACGATGACCGCGATCGGGGCATCTCTGGTGGCGATCGCACAAATTGACATTAAGCGGGTCCTTTCCCATTCTACGAGCGCTTATTTGGGACTCGTATTTATTGCAGTGGGAACCCAGTGGACGGATGTGGCGCTGTTTGTGCTGTTTGGGCATGCGATCGCCAAAGCCCTGCTGTTTATGAGTATTGGCTCTGTCATCCTGACCACCAGTTGTCAGGACATTACCGAAATGGGTGGCTTGTGGTCTCGTATGCCAGCGACCACCTGTGCCTTTGTGGTGGGTACTGCGGGTCTGGTTGGATTGCTTCCGCTAGGAGGATTTTGGGCGCTCTATGAAGGCGTGGATACCTACTGGTATGGTCAGCCCTGGCTCGTTGCTGTCCTGTTGCTGGTTAACTTGCTGTCAGCCTTTAATTTGACCCGTGTCTTCCGGCTCGTTTTTCTGGGGCCGTCTCAGCCTAAGACCCGCCGTGCTCCAGAGGTGCCCTGGACAATGGCAGTACCAATGGTTTCTCTAACCATCATCACCCTTGTTGTTCCCTTCATGCTGGAGCGGTTGCAAATCCTCCCAGATTGGAGCTATCTCAACCAACCCGCTGCTATTCTGTTGATTTTGTCGGGGCTGTTGGGCAGTTGGTTAGGAGCAACGGTCTACCTGAATCGTGCCTGGATGAGACCCGTTCAGATTCCTCTCAGGTTTACCCAAGACTTGCTAGCGTATGACTTCTACGTTGAACAATTGTATCGAGTAACCGTTGTTTGGGCGGTGGATTTGATTTCGCGGGCAAGTGCCTGGTTCGATCGCTACATCCTGGATGGGGTGGTTAACTTTGTTGGACTGGCATCTATCTTCAGCGGTGAAAGCCTGAAATATAGCGTGACGGGTCAATCCCAATACTACATCCTGACGATTTTGTTTGGTGTCGCATTGCTGATGCTTTGGATTGTCTGGCCCTTTTTGTCTAATTTTTCCAGTCTCTACAGCATCAATCTTCCCAGTCTGTTTTCAGGTTGAGTTTGCCCCTCAATGGAAGCAATCCAAACTCAGAACTCCTTCCTTAAAACTTAAAACTCAAAACTTCTAGCTATGCTCAGT from Kovacikia minuta CCNUW1 carries:
- a CDS encoding ribulose bisphosphate carboxylase small subunit — protein: MAQGAKIGTEHADARRFQTSSWHSCSPIQSNRESEVLAGLEGCLREHGGEYVRMFGIDPKAKRRIGELIIQRPNGKTVQGSSSSAHSYTAPAPTGGAAASAGYASTHRLSPEVVQQLSQLIAQGAQIGLEYADERRFRTSSWQSAAALHARRESEAIAALESFLNEHDRDYVRLVGIDPKVKRRVTELIIHRPNGKHTTGASAGSFKASAPTSQPSAKHSYSSSGHSNSGYSSSSLDRNVTDQVRQLLAQSYKVGVEYADERRYKTSSWQTGTISGNREAEIVAALGAFLNEHQRDYVRLIGIDPRTKRRTVETVIQKPGKK
- a CDS encoding ribulose bisphosphate carboxylase small subunit, which translates into the protein MAVRSSAAPPTPWSKSLAEPKIHETAYIHSFSNLIGDVRIGADVLIAPGTTIRADEGAPFHIGDGANVQDGVVIHGLEKGRVIGDDDHSYSVWIGNNASITHMALIHGPAYIGDGCFIGFRSTVFNARVGEGCIVMMHTLIQDVEIPPGRYVPSGSVITSQQQADRLPSVQESDIRFASHVVGVNHALRSGYQCAENTACIAPLRDQLNKSSNSGWTEMNTYSQSHANGGLDANVVNHVRQLLAQGYRIGTEHADERRFQTSSWKSCAPIQATRDRDVLSELESCLAEHSGEYVRLIGIDPKAKRRVLETIIQRPGGKAPVTHNGSARNTSYPSSSVSFPSNHRSPAGISGQGGGSIGAEAVQMIRHLTGTGCQDWH
- a CDS encoding EutN/CcmL family microcompartment protein, whose translation is MQIAKVRGTVTSTQKEPSLRGIKFLVLQLMDEDGQPLPEYEVAADNVGAGVDEWVLVSHGSAARQVQGSEQRPLDAAVIAIIDTVSVENRLLYSKRDQY
- a CDS encoding carbon dioxide-concentrating mechanism protein CcmK — encoded protein: MAIAVGMVETLGFPAVVEAADAMVKAARVTLVGYEKIGSGRVTVIVRGDVSEVQASVAAGIENVKRVNGGQVLSTHIIARPHENLEYVLPIRYTEAVEPFRESVSGIRPLNRP
- a CDS encoding carbon dioxide-concentrating mechanism protein CcmK, which translates into the protein MPIAVGMIETRGFPAVVEAADAMVKAARVTLVGYEKIGSGRVTVIVRGDVSEVQASVSAGIESAKRVNGGEVLSTHIIARPHENLEYVLPIRYTEAVEQFRG
- a CDS encoding NAD(P)H-quinone oxidoreductase subunit F — encoded protein: MHEFLLQSSWWIPCYGLIGAILTLPWAMGLVRRTGPRPAAYLNLLMTVIALIHGTVVFRETIGHGSYPLVIHWLQAANLDLSLTLNINSVSTGAADLVTGMSLLAQFFSLGYMEKDWALARFFALMGFFEGAMTGLALSDSLFLSYALLELLTLSTYMLVGFWYAQPLVVTAARDAFLTKRVGDVLLLMGVVALATFAGTLNFPDLYEWAETAELSPTVSTLLGLALISGPIGKCAQFPLHLWLDEGMEGPNPASILRNSVVVACGAYILIKLQPILILSPVASTALVVLGTMTAIGASLVAIAQIDIKRVLSHSTSAYLGLVFIAVGTQWTDVALFVLFGHAIAKALLFMSIGSVILTTSCQDITEMGGLWSRMPATTCAFVVGTAGLVGLLPLGGFWALYEGVDTYWYGQPWLVAVLLLVNLLSAFNLTRVFRLVFLGPSQPKTRRAPEVPWTMAVPMVSLTIITLVVPFMLERLQILPDWSYLNQPAAILLILSGLLGSWLGATVYLNRAWMRPVQIPLRFTQDLLAYDFYVEQLYRVTVVWAVDLISRASAWFDRYILDGVVNFVGLASIFSGESLKYSVTGQSQYYILTILFGVALLMLWIVWPFLSNFSSLYSINLPSLFSG